From Permianibacter aggregans, a single genomic window includes:
- a CDS encoding ABC transporter ATP-binding protein — protein sequence MHPLRKLYDYASQYRRDFVMGSIYSVLNKFFDIMPEVLIGVAVDIVVNQEKSFLAREILSDYGITSTWHQLLFLAALNVLIWGGESLTEYLHHLRWRNLAQRLQHDMRLDAYDHVQRLTLSYFENRKTGNLMSILNDDINQMERFLNTGANEIIQVFCSSIMVSAVFFVLQPTIALVALLPIPLILFGAFWFQKKLAPRYAAVREAAGNVNAKLNNNLLGLATIKSFAAEKFELERVREASEHYRATNAEAIKVNSAITPVIRMAILAGFTATLVYGGYLTIHGELAIGAFSVLVYLTQRLLWPLTRLADVADMYQRSMASIDRAMNLLRTPISIPYEGRHFSPDSVKGDIEFSDVRFGYDPELPIIDKLNLSIPAGQTVGFVGATGAGKSSVVKLLLRFYQPQQGELKLDGENIQNLNLQDLRRCIGYVSQDTFLTDGTVAENIAYGINAERKAIELAAELANATDFIRELPQGFDTRIGERGQKLSGGQRQRLALARALLKQPPILLLDEATSAVDNETEAAIQKSLAIVAKGRTTIVIAHRLSTVRHADCIHVLEKGRIVESGSHDELLAKDGSYAALWRLQTGEVAITEE from the coding sequence ATGCATCCTCTGCGCAAACTCTACGACTACGCTTCGCAATACCGCCGTGACTTCGTCATGGGCAGCATCTACTCGGTGTTGAACAAGTTTTTCGACATCATGCCGGAGGTGTTGATTGGCGTCGCCGTCGATATTGTTGTCAATCAGGAAAAAAGTTTTCTGGCCAGAGAAATTCTGTCCGATTACGGCATCACCAGCACCTGGCATCAGTTACTGTTTTTGGCAGCATTGAATGTGCTGATCTGGGGCGGTGAATCCCTGACCGAATACCTGCACCATCTGCGTTGGCGCAATCTCGCCCAACGCTTGCAACATGACATGCGGCTCGATGCTTACGACCATGTCCAGCGTTTGACCCTGTCGTATTTTGAGAATCGCAAAACCGGCAATCTGATGTCGATTCTGAACGATGACATCAACCAGATGGAGCGCTTCCTGAACACCGGCGCCAATGAAATCATTCAGGTGTTTTGTTCATCGATTATGGTCAGCGCGGTGTTTTTTGTGCTGCAACCCACGATAGCGCTGGTTGCTTTGCTGCCGATTCCACTGATCCTGTTTGGCGCATTCTGGTTCCAGAAAAAACTGGCGCCGCGCTATGCCGCTGTGCGTGAAGCCGCCGGCAACGTCAACGCCAAGCTCAATAACAATCTGCTGGGGTTAGCAACAATAAAAAGTTTTGCGGCGGAAAAATTTGAATTGGAGCGGGTGCGCGAGGCCAGTGAACATTATCGCGCAACCAATGCCGAGGCGATTAAAGTTAACTCGGCGATTACGCCAGTAATACGTATGGCGATTCTGGCTGGCTTTACCGCGACCTTGGTTTACGGTGGTTATCTGACGATCCATGGCGAGCTCGCCATTGGTGCGTTTTCGGTCTTGGTGTACCTGACCCAGCGATTGCTGTGGCCGTTGACGCGCCTTGCCGATGTCGCCGATATGTATCAGCGCTCGATGGCCTCGATTGATCGGGCGATGAATCTGCTGCGCACACCGATTTCGATTCCGTATGAGGGCCGGCATTTTTCGCCGGACAGCGTCAAAGGCGATATCGAGTTTTCCGATGTGCGCTTTGGTTACGATCCTGAGCTGCCCATTATCGACAAGCTGAACCTGTCGATTCCGGCCGGCCAAACCGTTGGCTTCGTCGGTGCCACCGGCGCCGGCAAGAGCAGCGTGGTCAAACTGCTGCTGCGTTTCTATCAACCGCAGCAGGGCGAGCTCAAACTCGATGGTGAAAATATTCAGAATCTGAATTTACAAGACCTGCGTCGCTGTATTGGTTACGTCAGTCAGGATACCTTTCTGACTGACGGCACCGTGGCCGAGAACATCGCTTATGGTATCAATGCCGAGCGCAAAGCCATTGAGCTGGCGGCGGAACTGGCCAATGCCACCGATTTCATTCGCGAATTACCGCAGGGCTTTGATACCCGCATCGGTGAGCGCGGACAGAAGTTGTCGGGCGGTCAGCGCCAGCGGCTGGCATTGGCCAGAGCCTTGCTGAAACAACCGCCGATATTGCTGCTTGATGAAGCTACCTCGGCGGTCGACAATGAAACCGAAGCGGCCATTCAGAAATCGCTGGCGATTGTTGCCAAAGGCCGGACAACGATTGTCATTGCCCATCGTTTGTCGACGGTGCGTCATGCCGACTGCATCCATGTGCTGGAAAAAGGGCGTATCGTCGAGTCCGGCAGTCATGACGAGCTGCTGGCCAAAGACGGCAGTTATGCGGCGCTGTGGCGACTGCAGACCGGCGAAGTAGCCATTACGGAGGAGTAG
- a CDS encoding DUF2937 family protein, whose product MLRGYVRLFFFAAGLLFGIQLPAFVIQYAQRIDAHYLEVKQNFAGFQRTADRHFGGDVAAMIRHHEQSGDVVFIEGGENIREIWQRLQHFTAERAAMEAPLHWQLWHVVSEGDKDIIQETRNAYNYTVPLDLDAIIYGLIAGLLLALIYDLLVTLFRFAFFPHSKRV is encoded by the coding sequence ATGTTACGTGGTTATGTGCGGCTGTTTTTCTTTGCTGCCGGTTTGTTGTTCGGCATTCAACTGCCGGCATTTGTCATCCAATATGCCCAGCGCATCGACGCTCACTATCTGGAAGTCAAACAGAATTTTGCCGGTTTTCAACGCACCGCCGATCGCCATTTTGGTGGTGATGTCGCGGCGATGATTCGTCATCATGAACAAAGCGGTGATGTCGTGTTTATTGAAGGCGGCGAAAATATTCGCGAGATCTGGCAACGCTTGCAGCATTTCACTGCCGAGCGCGCCGCGATGGAAGCGCCGCTGCACTGGCAGCTTTGGCATGTCGTCAGCGAAGGGGATAAGGACATCATTCAGGAAACCCGGAACGCTTACAATTACACGGTACCGCTCGATCTGGATGCGATCATTTACGGTTTGATTGCCGGATTGTTGCTGGCATTGATTTACGATTTATTGGTGACGCTATTTCGCTTCGCCTTCTTCCCGCACAGCAAACGCGTTTAA
- a CDS encoding GNAT family N-acetyltransferase yields the protein MSSYLETHRLRLRQWQVTDLSGLRALCTDAKVMEFFPAPLQEREILAFYQRHQAAIGERGFGFWAVERKDCGEFIGFVGLNAPRFDAHFVPCLEIGWRLLPDAWGQGFATEAANACLQFGFDRLGADEIVSFTARVNKRSQAVMQRIGMQTSDADDFEHPLVAVGDRLRPHVLYRKRAPAL from the coding sequence ATGAGCAGCTATCTGGAAACCCATCGCTTGCGACTGCGTCAATGGCAAGTCACGGATTTGTCGGGCTTGAGAGCGCTTTGCACGGATGCAAAAGTCATGGAGTTTTTTCCGGCGCCATTACAAGAACGGGAAATCCTGGCGTTTTATCAACGCCATCAGGCAGCGATCGGTGAACGCGGATTTGGTTTTTGGGCCGTCGAACGTAAAGACTGCGGTGAGTTTATCGGTTTTGTCGGTTTGAACGCACCGCGGTTTGACGCCCATTTCGTGCCTTGTTTGGAAATTGGTTGGCGATTGCTGCCGGATGCCTGGGGTCAGGGATTTGCTACTGAAGCGGCAAACGCCTGCCTTCAATTTGGTTTTGACCGGCTTGGCGCCGACGAGATAGTGTCGTTCACGGCACGCGTGAATAAACGCTCACAGGCGGTCATGCAGCGTATCGGTATGCAAACCAGCGACGCCGATGATTTCGAACATCCGCTGGTTGCCGTCGGCGATCGCCTGCGGCCACATGTGTTGTACCGCAAGCGTGCACCGGCGCTTTAA
- a CDS encoding TonB-dependent receptor has product MKKTSQLWRQSRVGAAVAVALMFTAPSFADNAMGSIYGQAKAGSSVSIVSVDTGLKRDLTVAADGRFNFSQLPTGRYKVSSGAESYEILVTIGTGSPVYFGREGAESITVTGGRISPIDTSSAESTTVFTQEQIQRLPVSRDITSVALLAPGTVKGDTGFGNLASIGGSSVAENGYYINGFDVTNIRDFLSYAELPFDAIAQQQIKTGGYGAEYGRSLGGVINLVTKRGTNEWQGGVAAYWLPEALREPGKNVLSRDSTRPDDQRFYVYRADNTSETMSYNVHAGGPLIEDRLFVFALVEGRNNESDIYNRIDSYSTNNTSPQVLLKLDWNITDDHIVEFTGIHNEEEVDYVTYDNPDGSGGSPLAYTGNHGLENSRYTIESGGHVMIGRYTGHLSDNFTLSALWGNLEHTNSYRTPESLPGAECPRAFDSRNNPATVTYIGCWNTAQVTIRDPDFGPNYDERTAMRLDAEWVIGDHTVRFGYDDEVFESGNAGAVYTGGIYYRYFTSTGTVNGVAVPAGTQYVRTWDYNTGSASYEVHNSAIYLEDSWQVTDNLMVYAGLRRETFDNKNGDGDSFVKAEDLNAPRFGFSWDMAGDSSKKLFGTLGRYFIPVASNTNIRASGVEYIQIDYWNFTGIDPVTGAPVTLGSQIGPTGFNGSPTPPDPATVAATNLNPMYQDELILGYQQQLSSDWTVGVRYIDREVKDGMEDFCSHQGFIDWAADNGYNNFDYHSMATCIILNPGRDLALNVDVNDDGNLVPVVIPNEYLGLPKYERTYRALEVFWERTPSDGWFLQGSYTYGKSEGNVEGYVNSTLEQDDPGLTQDFDHYLFTDGAKGYLPNDRRHTLKVFTAYDLNDEWAVSANLLVQSGRPVSCNGYVPLAGLGVDASSLQAYSASSFYCVDENGNTVLTQRGQYGETPWTYMVDVGVAYVPAWADGKLVLRADIFNLFDFDKVTEYEETGEFNRASPTRNPDFLNDVNYQSPRAVRLTARYSF; this is encoded by the coding sequence GTGAAAAAAACGAGTCAACTGTGGCGACAGTCACGCGTTGGAGCGGCTGTTGCCGTGGCATTGATGTTCACTGCGCCGAGCTTTGCCGATAACGCCATGGGGTCCATTTATGGCCAGGCCAAAGCCGGAAGCAGCGTCAGCATTGTCAGTGTGGATACCGGATTGAAGCGGGATTTGACCGTTGCTGCCGATGGTCGCTTTAATTTCTCGCAGCTTCCTACCGGTCGCTACAAGGTCTCCAGTGGTGCAGAGTCCTATGAGATTCTGGTTACGATCGGTACCGGCTCGCCGGTGTATTTCGGTCGAGAAGGAGCGGAATCCATCACCGTTACGGGAGGTCGTATTTCACCTATCGATACCTCGTCGGCAGAGTCAACAACCGTTTTCACGCAGGAACAGATTCAGCGCTTACCGGTTTCGCGTGATATTACCAGCGTAGCGCTATTGGCTCCCGGCACGGTCAAGGGGGACACCGGTTTTGGCAACCTGGCGTCAATTGGTGGCTCTTCCGTGGCAGAGAACGGTTATTACATCAATGGTTTTGATGTCACCAATATTCGGGACTTTTTGTCGTACGCTGAACTGCCGTTTGATGCCATTGCCCAGCAGCAAATTAAAACCGGTGGTTATGGTGCGGAATATGGTCGCTCACTAGGCGGGGTGATCAACCTGGTGACAAAGCGCGGAACCAATGAATGGCAAGGCGGTGTCGCGGCGTATTGGTTGCCTGAAGCGTTGCGTGAACCAGGCAAGAATGTGTTGAGTCGTGATTCGACTCGTCCGGACGACCAACGATTCTACGTTTATCGTGCAGACAACACTTCCGAAACGATGAGTTATAACGTTCACGCGGGTGGTCCACTGATAGAAGACCGCTTGTTTGTATTTGCGCTAGTTGAGGGACGCAATAATGAATCGGATATCTATAATCGCATTGACAGTTACAGTACCAACAATACCAGTCCACAAGTGCTGTTGAAACTCGACTGGAACATCACCGACGATCACATCGTGGAGTTCACCGGTATCCACAACGAAGAAGAAGTGGATTACGTCACCTATGACAATCCGGATGGGAGTGGCGGCTCGCCATTGGCTTATACCGGCAATCATGGGTTGGAAAATTCCCGGTATACCATCGAAAGCGGAGGTCATGTGATGATCGGTCGTTATACCGGCCATCTCAGCGACAACTTCACGCTCTCTGCACTGTGGGGCAACCTTGAGCATACCAATAGCTATCGTACGCCGGAGTCGTTGCCAGGTGCAGAATGTCCGCGCGCATTTGACAGTCGTAACAATCCTGCAACGGTTACTTATATCGGCTGCTGGAACACCGCTCAGGTCACCATTCGTGATCCGGATTTCGGCCCCAATTATGACGAAAGGACCGCCATGCGGCTTGATGCCGAATGGGTAATCGGCGATCACACGGTGCGTTTCGGTTATGACGATGAAGTATTCGAAAGTGGTAACGCCGGTGCGGTGTATACCGGCGGCATTTATTATCGCTACTTCACCTCCACCGGTACCGTCAATGGTGTCGCCGTGCCCGCTGGCACCCAGTACGTTCGCACTTGGGATTACAATACCGGTTCAGCAAGTTACGAAGTGCACAACAGCGCGATTTATCTCGAAGATAGCTGGCAGGTTACCGACAACCTGATGGTCTATGCCGGTCTGCGTCGCGAAACGTTTGATAACAAAAACGGTGACGGAGACAGCTTCGTCAAGGCCGAGGACTTGAATGCACCGCGGTTTGGATTCTCCTGGGATATGGCAGGGGACTCGAGCAAAAAATTGTTCGGTACCTTGGGTCGATACTTCATCCCTGTGGCATCCAATACCAATATCCGTGCATCAGGAGTCGAATACATCCAGATTGATTACTGGAACTTCACTGGCATTGATCCCGTTACTGGTGCACCGGTGACGCTTGGATCGCAAATTGGGCCAACCGGATTCAATGGCAGTCCGACTCCACCCGATCCGGCCACTGTTGCAGCTACCAACTTGAATCCGATGTATCAGGATGAATTGATTCTGGGCTATCAGCAGCAATTGAGCAGTGACTGGACTGTTGGTGTGCGTTACATCGATCGAGAAGTCAAAGATGGCATGGAAGACTTTTGTTCTCACCAAGGCTTTATCGACTGGGCAGCCGATAATGGCTACAACAACTTTGACTATCACTCGATGGCAACCTGCATCATTTTGAATCCAGGGCGTGATTTGGCATTGAACGTTGATGTCAATGACGATGGTAATCTGGTGCCAGTGGTGATTCCGAATGAGTATCTGGGCTTGCCGAAATATGAGCGGACATATCGTGCGCTGGAAGTGTTCTGGGAGCGTACACCGTCGGATGGTTGGTTCCTGCAAGGTTCCTACACCTACGGAAAGAGTGAAGGCAATGTTGAAGGCTATGTCAACTCGACATTGGAGCAGGACGACCCGGGTTTGACGCAGGACTTTGACCATTACCTGTTTACCGATGGTGCCAAAGGTTATTTGCCTAACGATCGTCGCCATACGTTGAAGGTGTTTACCGCTTACGATCTCAATGATGAGTGGGCGGTTTCGGCCAATCTGTTGGTGCAATCCGGTCGACCAGTCAGTTGCAATGGTTATGTTCCGCTGGCGGGTCTTGGTGTTGATGCCAGCAGCTTGCAGGCTTATTCGGCGTCCAGCTTTTATTGTGTCGACGAAAACGGCAACACTGTGCTGACACAGCGGGGACAATATGGCGAAACGCCATGGACCTATATGGTTGACGTTGGTGTTGCCTACGTCCCTGCATGGGCGGACGGCAAGCTGGTTTTGCGCGCAGATATTTTCAACCTGTTTGACTTCGATAAAGTCACGGAATATGAAGAAACTGGCGAGTTTAATCGTGCCTCACCAACCCGAAACCCGGACTTCCTGAATGATGTCAATTATCAGAGTCCGCGTGCGGTACGGTTGACAGCGCGATACAGTTTTTAA
- a CDS encoding FAD-dependent oxidoreductase: protein MHAQRIAIIGAGTAGLATASYLAKQQHDVTVFDQIPRQGPVGAGLLLQPSGQRVLADLGALDAIQQQGSRIDALHGVNHWRIPVLHLRYRDAAADAFGIGIHRAHLARELAAAAVAAGATIRYGATVSTLSDCTLEINEHQRQSFDAVIIANGTRSLLSNALRIPQRKAPYPWGALWAIVESEEWPERQRLLQRYRGARHMMGVLPTGLHPVTGRPCYSLFWSLPSSDYMRWRSEPFHRWQDQLQDFWPEAKPLIERMQADQVYWASYADIVMKRWHDQNRLCIGDAAHAMSPQLGQGVNLALQDAQVLSSVMQRSDNIGQAFAEYSRQRRRTLNFYQTASRWMTPLYQSTWPVGWLRDLSSLVSCHLPMVKTINLRVLCGGKVTEKAGAFSPEMVS, encoded by the coding sequence ATGCACGCACAACGCATCGCCATCATTGGTGCCGGAACCGCCGGCCTTGCAACCGCAAGCTATTTGGCCAAGCAGCAACATGACGTCACGGTGTTCGACCAGATTCCACGTCAAGGCCCGGTCGGCGCCGGTTTGTTGCTGCAACCGTCAGGACAACGCGTGCTGGCGGACTTAGGTGCTCTCGATGCGATTCAACAACAAGGCAGTCGCATCGACGCTCTGCACGGCGTCAATCACTGGCGGATTCCAGTTCTACATTTGCGTTATCGCGACGCCGCTGCTGATGCTTTTGGTATAGGTATTCATCGCGCACACCTGGCGCGAGAACTGGCAGCGGCTGCCGTTGCCGCAGGCGCCACCATTCGTTACGGCGCAACGGTTTCAACATTGTCCGATTGCACACTCGAAATCAATGAACACCAGCGCCAATCATTTGATGCGGTGATCATCGCCAATGGCACTCGTTCGCTGCTCAGCAACGCCCTACGCATTCCGCAACGTAAAGCCCCTTACCCATGGGGCGCACTATGGGCCATCGTCGAATCAGAGGAATGGCCGGAACGGCAACGGCTGTTACAGCGTTATCGCGGCGCCCGCCACATGATGGGCGTACTGCCAACCGGTCTGCACCCGGTTACCGGTCGCCCCTGTTACTCGCTGTTCTGGAGTTTGCCGAGCAGTGACTACATGCGCTGGCGTTCAGAGCCGTTTCACCGGTGGCAAGATCAGTTGCAAGACTTTTGGCCCGAAGCCAAACCGCTGATTGAACGCATGCAAGCCGATCAAGTCTACTGGGCAAGCTACGCCGATATCGTCATGAAGCGCTGGCACGATCAAAACCGATTGTGCATCGGTGATGCTGCTCATGCGATGAGCCCGCAGCTCGGTCAAGGCGTCAATCTGGCATTGCAGGATGCACAAGTGCTGAGTTCCGTCATGCAGCGGTCCGACAATATCGGGCAAGCATTTGCCGAATACTCGCGTCAGCGTCGCCGTACCCTGAATTTTTATCAAACGGCCAGCCGGTGGATGACACCGCTTTATCAGTCAACTTGGCCAGTCGGCTGGTTACGCGATTTATCATCACTGGTGAGTTGTCATTTACCGATGGTAAAGACCATCAATTTGCGGGTGTTATGTGGTGGAAAGGTCACTGAGAAGGCAGGGGCATTTTCGCCAGAAATGGTTTCCTGA
- a CDS encoding valine--tRNA ligase: MDKSYNPHDIERRWYDFWEQQGYFKPSMDKDAEPFCIMIPPPNVTGSLHMGHGFNNTIMDTLTRFHRMKGDNTLWQVGTDHAGIATQMVVERQLAAQNQSRLDLGRDKFLEKVWEWKAESGGTITRQLRRLGSSVDWSRERFTMDDGLSNAVKEAFVKLHEDGLIYRGKRLVNWDSKLHTAISDLEVQSEEEKGSLWHFRYPLADGSGHLVVATTRPETMLGDTAVAVHPEDERYQSLIGKQIQLPITGRLVPIIADSYVDKEFGTGCVKITPAHDFNDYEVGKRHDLPLINIFDRDAKVLASFQIYRYDASVDMSNESAPSTYTGMDRFDARKKIVAEFDALGLLEKVEPHTLKVPRGDRSNVVIEPWLTDQWYVRAGELAKEAIRAVEDGRIEFVPKQYENMYFAWMRDIQDWCISRQLWWGHRIPAWYDNNGNVYVGRDEAEVRANHKLDSSISLRQDEDVLDTWFSSALWTFSTLGWPEQTEFLKTFHPTSVLVTGFDIIFFWVARMIMMTMHFIKDEDGTPQVPFKKVYVHGLVRDSEGQKMSKSKGNVLDPLDIIDGISLDDLVTKRTTGLMQPQMAQKIEARTRKEFPEGINSFGTDALRFTFCSLASAGRDIKFDMGRVEGYRNFCNKLWNATRFVLMNVEAQPLSTDLNDQSIVDFWIRSRFAACAEDFGKHLDAYRFDLASQTLYDFFWNEYCDWYLELTKPILNADGNDAQKAATRRTLLEVLEAFLRLAHPVMPYITEEIWQKVSRLLGKSGASIMRETLPNGSEWPRNEIAEADLAWLQQFTVSVRNIKAEVNLSGGKLVPVLLNNVNSETERRVNALEPFLRALARLESITIHQTGTLPASAAGILDGVEIHIPLAGLIDVEAEKARLQKELTRLGDEIQRIQGKLGNAAFVDKAPAAVVQKERDRLADVELAHQKLQQQLAKFGA, translated from the coding sequence ATGGACAAATCCTATAACCCGCACGACATTGAACGTCGTTGGTACGATTTTTGGGAACAGCAAGGCTATTTCAAGCCGTCGATGGACAAAGACGCCGAGCCGTTCTGCATCATGATTCCGCCACCAAATGTCACCGGCAGCCTGCATATGGGCCACGGTTTCAACAACACGATCATGGACACGCTGACGCGCTTTCACCGGATGAAAGGCGACAACACGCTGTGGCAGGTCGGCACCGATCACGCCGGTATCGCGACACAGATGGTCGTCGAGCGGCAATTGGCCGCGCAAAATCAATCGCGACTGGATTTGGGCCGAGACAAGTTTCTGGAAAAAGTCTGGGAATGGAAAGCCGAATCCGGCGGTACCATCACACGTCAATTGCGCCGGCTCGGCAGCTCAGTCGATTGGAGCCGTGAACGATTCACAATGGATGATGGTTTGTCGAATGCCGTCAAAGAAGCCTTCGTCAAATTGCATGAAGACGGATTGATTTATCGCGGTAAACGCCTGGTTAACTGGGACAGCAAACTGCATACAGCAATTTCTGATCTGGAAGTGCAATCAGAAGAAGAAAAAGGTTCGCTGTGGCATTTCCGTTATCCACTGGCTGATGGTTCTGGTCATCTCGTGGTCGCGACCACACGTCCGGAAACCATGCTTGGTGACACCGCGGTTGCGGTACATCCGGAAGACGAACGTTATCAATCCTTGATTGGCAAGCAAATCCAATTGCCGATTACCGGTCGTTTGGTGCCGATCATTGCCGACAGCTATGTCGACAAAGAGTTCGGCACCGGTTGCGTCAAGATCACGCCGGCTCACGACTTCAACGATTACGAAGTCGGCAAGCGCCATGATCTGCCGCTGATCAATATTTTCGATCGCGACGCCAAGGTCTTGGCGAGCTTCCAGATTTACCGTTACGACGCCAGCGTTGATATGAGCAACGAATCGGCGCCATCAACCTATACCGGTATGGATCGTTTCGACGCGCGCAAGAAAATCGTCGCCGAATTCGATGCGCTCGGTCTGCTCGAGAAAGTCGAGCCGCATACCTTGAAAGTGCCACGCGGTGATCGCTCGAATGTCGTCATTGAACCGTGGTTGACTGATCAATGGTATGTACGTGCTGGCGAATTGGCAAAAGAGGCCATTCGCGCCGTTGAAGATGGCCGTATCGAATTTGTGCCGAAGCAATACGAAAACATGTACTTCGCCTGGATGCGCGATATTCAGGATTGGTGCATCTCCCGCCAGCTCTGGTGGGGTCACCGCATCCCGGCCTGGTACGACAATAACGGCAATGTCTATGTCGGTCGCGACGAAGCGGAAGTGCGCGCCAACCACAAACTCGATAGCAGTATAAGTTTGCGTCAGGATGAGGATGTACTCGACACTTGGTTCAGCTCGGCATTGTGGACCTTCTCAACGCTGGGCTGGCCGGAACAAACCGAATTCCTGAAAACCTTCCACCCGACCAGTGTGTTGGTCACCGGCTTTGACATCATTTTCTTCTGGGTGGCCCGGATGATCATGATGACGATGCACTTCATCAAAGATGAAGACGGCACACCACAGGTACCGTTCAAGAAAGTGTATGTGCATGGCTTGGTTCGCGATTCTGAAGGCCAGAAAATGTCGAAGTCGAAAGGCAACGTGCTCGACCCACTCGACATCATTGATGGCATCAGTCTTGATGATCTGGTGACTAAGCGCACAACCGGTTTGATGCAACCGCAGATGGCGCAGAAAATCGAAGCACGCACCCGCAAGGAATTTCCGGAAGGCATCAACTCTTTCGGCACCGATGCGCTGCGCTTCACGTTCTGTTCGCTGGCCTCGGCTGGTCGCGACATCAAATTCGATATGGGTCGCGTTGAAGGCTACCGCAACTTCTGCAACAAGCTCTGGAACGCCACGCGTTTTGTGCTGATGAATGTCGAAGCCCAGCCACTGAGCACCGATCTGAACGATCAAAGTATCGTCGATTTCTGGATACGCTCTCGCTTTGCCGCCTGCGCCGAAGATTTCGGCAAACATCTCGACGCCTATCGCTTCGATTTGGCATCGCAAACGCTTTATGACTTTTTCTGGAATGAATACTGCGATTGGTACCTGGAGCTGACCAAACCAATTTTGAATGCCGACGGCAATGATGCGCAGAAAGCCGCAACACGTCGTACTCTGTTGGAAGTATTGGAAGCGTTCCTGCGTTTGGCGCATCCAGTTATGCCGTACATCACTGAGGAAATTTGGCAAAAGGTTTCGCGCCTGCTCGGCAAAAGTGGCGCCAGTATCATGCGGGAAACATTGCCGAATGGCAGCGAATGGCCAAGGAATGAAATCGCCGAAGCCGATCTCGCCTGGCTGCAACAATTCACCGTCAGCGTCCGCAATATCAAAGCCGAAGTGAATTTATCCGGCGGCAAACTGGTGCCGGTTCTGCTGAACAACGTGAATAGTGAAACCGAACGTCGAGTCAATGCACTGGAGCCATTCCTGCGGGCATTAGCGCGACTGGAATCGATTACGATTCATCAGACCGGTACCTTGCCCGCCTCGGCCGCAGGTATTCTCGATGGCGTTGAGATTCACATACCTCTGGCCGGATTGATCGACGTCGAAGCGGAAAAGGCCCGTCTGCAAAAAGAATTGACTCGTCTCGGCGATGAAATTCAGCGCATTCAAGGCAAGCTCGGCAATGCCGCGTTCGTCGATAAGGCGCCGGCTGCGGTCGTACAGAAAGAGCGCGATCGACTGGCTGATGTCGAATTAGCGCATCAGAAATTGCAACAACAACTGGCCAAGTTCGGCGCGTAA
- a CDS encoding DNA polymerase III subunit chi codes for MTRVDFYQLEDDSPKATLQVSCQLVQKALAAHENVYCQVPDQRTAEQLDELLWSFHPDAFIPHQVLPSKAVLNTSVAIGVGPAPDTFHAVLINLGEEIPARFERFERVLELVPAAEEARLKARGRYSYYKQRGYQLHYHQLAARKT; via the coding sequence ATGACCCGTGTCGATTTCTACCAGCTGGAAGACGACTCACCGAAAGCGACGTTACAGGTGAGTTGTCAGTTGGTGCAAAAGGCCCTGGCCGCGCATGAAAATGTTTATTGCCAGGTGCCGGATCAGCGCACAGCAGAGCAGCTCGACGAGCTGCTCTGGTCGTTTCATCCAGATGCGTTCATTCCGCATCAGGTGTTGCCAAGCAAAGCGGTGCTGAACACATCGGTCGCCATTGGTGTTGGACCAGCGCCGGATACCTTTCACGCGGTGTTGATCAATCTTGGCGAGGAGATTCCGGCACGCTTCGAGCGCTTTGAGCGCGTATTGGAGTTGGTGCCGGCGGCCGAAGAAGCGCGACTGAAAGCGCGCGGCCGATACAGTTACTACAAACAACGCGGCTACCAATTACACTATCACCAATTGGCGGCACGCAAAACCTGA